GAACTAGCTAGCCAGTACAACAGACAGAGAGGAAGCCTCAGTTTAAGAACGGGTATTGCACATACCTGCTAGAAAGAAAGGCTCCGGGAGCTTAGTAGATACACACACGTGTGTGAGTACACGTCACATCGTGGAAACTAAAGCAAGATAAAAGGGAGAACACATTTTAGGGGCGGCCCATTTTAGTCAAGGACCTTCATCTAAACCATACTCTTGacgcctagtacaaataatatttTGATCCTCCCTACAAAATAGATAAAGAATGTCGGATTCAAATTTTGAATAGCGGGGCCGGAGTTGTTAGTTTTGCACATGTCATACATGTTTGAGTTTGAATATGGAAATTTGACAGTTGAACTCATATATGGATATTTTGAAAATTTGGTTTGTCTTTGTGTATAAACTTTTTGGAAAAGTTTTTTTTAGTCAGTAAGATATGTGGTGCTCGAGAGCCAAAGGGAGTCAGCGGAGTGGATGTCCAAGTGCCTTCCTTTTCCTGCTTCCCTTTTTCTAAGTTAGTACTGAATTTCCTCACTCAAGTCCTTTTCACCACAAAAGTTTCCATACAGACCAAGTTAGTCCTCGAGCCACATGTTCCCACTCATTTCCGTCCTCTTTGCCCATGTGTTAGTATACGTGGATGCTTGTGCCAGTCAGAGAAATTCTTCCTTGGGACCAGCGAGATTGTAAAGCATTGGACTTTCATGTAACGTTGCTGTTTACACAAGTAGACACATTTTAATGTGCGAGGCGGCAAGCTTATTGGTCAATACAGTATTTTAAGTTCTCCATTCAACAGTCATGTCATTTTCAAGCATAGACATTTACCGGTGTATTGCACTAAGGCTTGTAATTGTTTTAATAGTTAGTGATAGTGCTAACATAGGCGGAGCTAGGTACAATACAACCATCCAATTTGTTACACTAGACACCTAACATGGTGAAGTCCCTGTGTCCTGCATTCCAATTTATCAtgtaattttggaggaaacaatTAATCATGCAATTCTTACAAACTAATCTTTTATATAAGAGTATATAATGACCACCTTTTGGTTACAACTGCGCACAATGGGATTACATTTTGAGATAGAGGGAGTACAAATATTATACTTGACAACATATGTACTTCTGAACATGCTTATGATAGGATGACGGAAAGAAAAATTATCTCTAAAACTAGCATACATAAATAAGTGTAGTTCATGCAATCGAGCATAAGGATTTGCAATTTGTTCAATACCTAGATGATTTTAGAGTGGAATGTGCTACCATTGTCTTTCCAATGTAGTTAATTTGTTCCACGGATTCTTCAAGTGAAACTAGTTGGTTGTGAAATTTAGCCTTTCTTGACAAAATACAAGTTGCTTGGAAATTTAATCAGCTATTAGCACATTTCACGCTCTTGATGACCCTCTAAATATATTCTAAATACAAGCAAAGAGGGTATCCAGCAGTGCAGACTCCACTTAGAAGCAAAGAGGGTATTCATAAACAATGTAGTAATGTCTATGCTTTAGAGCCTGAAGTGAACATTTCAGGTTGTACCAGCTTAGAAGAAAAGCCCGGCACGGAAGATTATGAGATTCATGAGAACTCCCATATAGTTTCTCAACCCAGCAAGACTAATGTTTCTTCCACTTATGAGCTTCCAATGTCCTTTCCATTGAGTCCAACATGTTAAATTGTGCCCGTTTAGTTGTCTACTGATGTTACCATACTTGTAAGTTTGTATGATGGAAAATTGTGCATGTCAAACTATGAAAAAGAACTGTAAGGCTAAGAGATCCTATCTCCATTGGGAATTTTAAAAAGAAGTTATAATTTGCTCGTTAGTTGTGATCGGGCCATTTATTTTCAGTCCCAGGCCAATTGTAGTATTTTCTTCCTAGCAGCTATTGCtacatttgagctttgagtactttgtTAGATGATGGTGTAATTTTTGCAGCATTCTTGTTTATATTTTGTGCAGTTAATTTTGTTCTCCGGTTGCCAGCACTCGACGAATAAGGCGAACTGGAGGTGGAGGTAGTGGTTTATGGCATCAGCGACTTGGAGTCCAAGTGAATTAGCAGTTTATTTCAGAGACCGCTAGCTTGACAATTGTGTTCAATCGGCTCGCGAGGGATCAGGAGATGGTGATATGAGGAGACTTTTGTCTTTTATGTGAATATATCCTAAGCTTTTCGGTAGCTGTCTGACCGCCCGTGTTTCTTGGTAGTGACGAAGCACGAAAGGATGTGTGCGAGAACCATATTGTAAACTTTGAGCCATGCTGAGACCTGAAATGAATGAATCATGCTCCTCCTGCTGCTGATGTTGATACGTCTGCAGCTGTTCATATAGTGTAACAATAAAAAAAAAATCATGGTGCAAGATAAGATATCCATGGTGAATCATTTTATTAAATAGATGAAATGTGAAAGAAGGAGAGGTGGGTATAGCAAGCCTTTTTGATAGAGGGAAACCTAACAAATTCTGGATGCAACTGTTCAGGTCTGTTGTGGAAAATGTGAGCAGCTACAAAATGAAGATGATGCAGAGTCAATCAGGTCTATTTTTGTTTGTTAAAAAAGAATATCagcaaaaatcttgatgaaatggaCGGGCCGTATCGATGGTTTGAGAAGGTCAGAGTTTGAGATGGTCAACTGGCAGATGAGTGTGCTGTCGCCAATTGAGTGGAAATGGCGTGAGCGATATCATGTGGCCAGGCACCGCCATGGGCAACTGGGCTCATTTTTCTCTTTTTCTCCGGTTATAGGCTCAAGTTCATATTGGTAGGCTGATGTTGATGTgcgctcttttcttcttctttgtgtTGAAGTTATGGTGTGCCCTATTGAACTTTCTTTTCGTGCGAGACATTTTCAGTGCGACAGCTGCTTTCTGCGTGTGCCACTGCCAGTGAGTGACTGGCTAATGTTTGTGTGTGTGTCAGCCTCTTCTCCAAGAGGCCGGCATTTTTGGTGCCTCTCAATTTATTCTGTCTGAGACCATAAAGTCTTATATCGGAGTTTCGTAGGCTAACATTTGTGTTTCATTGTACAACTAAACTAAGTACTCCCACAAACTAAGGATAACACATAGACAACTAAACTAAGTACTCCCACAAACTAAACTAAGTACTCCCAAAGATTTATACAATCACTGTATAACCTTGTTTCATCGTGTTGAAACTATGGTAGTGAAAAACCCTTTGAGAAAGGGAAAAAAAGTCATACGCCAAAAAGAGTCACCATGCCAATCTGGCATTATGGGAAAAACCTTGCTGAACTGTTCGTCAGAAAAAAATGGTCTACGTTGCTACTAACTAGAGAGACCTGAACCTGAACTAGAAGAAGAGGGTCACAAGGAGCGGTTGATGAGGCCACGCACCACGACCATACCCAGGGCGAGCAGGTGATCCATTTCCGGCGCCACCGTCAGCGTCAGCACGTCCTCGCCCAGCACCACCCCCGCCGCCGTCTGCTTCCGGGCCACCTCTGCCACGGCCGCGCCATCGACGCCGCGGACTCTGTACTCCGTCTTGCTGGCAGAGCACCCGTCGATCCTGTAGCAGGTCCCCGCGCCGCCATGCATCGCAACGACGGCCCCGCCCTTGCCAGCCCGGCGCACGGTGAACCACGGCGTCGCCTCCTCGTCCTCGCACCGGCAGACCTCCCACCTCTTGAACATGCCGAAGCCCTTGCGCCTGATCCTGAGGAGGGCGTTGCCGGCACGGTCCATGAACAGGACCTCGCGGCCGCCCCTGCAGCCGTAGTTGTCGACGCGGAAGGCCACGGCGCCGTCGAGGCCATACACCGCGCAGCCGTTGCCATTGAAGACCAGCGACTTCATCCACACCGTGTACGCCTGCTGGCCCCGGCGGTGATCACCGGAGGACGGCGGTGAGGGGGCCGCGGGGAGGGGCTGGATCTTGGCCATCGCGagagatcgaagaagaagaagattgctCTGCTAGGCTGTTGATGCTGCGATGATTTGGACGGTGGGAGCGGTGGTTGGCTTCACCTATTTATAGAGGGATGCCTGAACTACTTTGTTTGTTATCCCGTGGCCGGATTAGTTAAAGGCAGTGTGTGCATCACGCTCACGCGCTTAGGATAGAATAGTGCTGTACTGGATTCGTTGTTTATGCTCCGTCTTGTACTGTATACAGTCAGCATGCGATCAGCATCACGTTTAGTGATTCATCCAACAGTTGAAACCGCAATGTAATGTAATATCGCGATTAAAATTGGATGATCAAAACGTACTATTTACAGATTGTTGTGTTTGGCAAGCAGAAAGAAAGCAGGCACATAAGATAGGTACCTGCACCTAATATAATTAAGCAGTCATTTAGTTTCCCCTCGTTTTGCATGGATAATGGGGCAATATTCTTCAGTTG
The Triticum dicoccoides isolate Atlit2015 ecotype Zavitan chromosome 3A, WEW_v2.0, whole genome shotgun sequence genome window above contains:
- the LOC119272965 gene encoding protein LURP-one-related 11-like, which produces MAKIQPLPAAPSPPSSGDHRRGQQAYTVWMKSLVFNGNGCAVYGLDGAVAFRVDNYGCRGGREVLFMDRAGNALLRIRRKGFGMFKRWEVCRCEDEEATPWFTVRRAGKGGAVVAMHGGAGTCYRIDGCSASKTEYRVRGVDGAAVAEVARKQTAAGVVLGEDVLTLTVAPEMDHLLALGMVVVRGLINRSL